One bacterium DNA segment encodes these proteins:
- a CDS encoding pyruvate, phosphate dikinase translates to SHAALVARGWGKCCIVGCSALTIDLKAKKMYIAGKEYQEGDYLTLNGTKGYVYSGQLNMMNASENPRFVQFMKIVDKHRTMKVRTNADTPEDAKKALEFGAQGIGLFRTEHMFYGKNSEAPLFFLRKMIVSSNEAERRHALDELFPYVKKDIKATMEVMNGLPVTIRLLDPPLHEFVPQEAEKRAELAASLGISTQELTKRAEALHETNPMMGHRGVRLGVTYPEITEMQVRAILEAAVELTQEGKKVEPEIMVPVVCTHKELDDQKELVDAVYAQVCAKYNVKSIKFMYGTMIEIPRAALQAGRIAETAEFFSFGTNDLTQMGFGFSRDDIGGFVPDYVEKRILPVDPFNVLDQDGIGELIQIGIERGRKSRPGLKVGICGEHGGEPSSVIFCHKVGMDYVSCSPYRVPIARLAAAHAAIKGGKKKK, encoded by the coding sequence CCTCCCACGCGGCGCTGGTGGCCCGCGGCTGGGGCAAATGCTGCATCGTCGGATGCTCCGCGTTGACCATCGATCTGAAGGCTAAAAAGATGTACATCGCCGGCAAAGAATACCAGGAAGGCGATTATCTGACCCTGAACGGCACCAAAGGCTATGTGTACAGCGGTCAGTTGAACATGATGAACGCATCGGAGAATCCGCGCTTCGTCCAGTTCATGAAGATTGTGGATAAACACCGGACCATGAAGGTGCGCACCAATGCGGACACTCCGGAAGACGCGAAAAAGGCTTTGGAATTCGGCGCCCAGGGCATCGGTTTGTTCCGCACCGAGCATATGTTCTACGGCAAGAATTCCGAAGCTCCGTTGTTCTTTTTACGCAAGATGATCGTTTCTTCGAACGAGGCGGAACGCCGCCATGCTTTGGATGAATTGTTCCCCTATGTGAAAAAAGATATCAAGGCGACCATGGAGGTGATGAATGGTCTGCCGGTCACCATTCGCCTGTTGGATCCGCCGTTGCATGAGTTCGTGCCCCAGGAGGCTGAGAAGCGTGCAGAGCTGGCCGCCAGCCTCGGCATTTCCACACAAGAGTTGACCAAACGCGCGGAAGCGCTGCATGAAACCAACCCCATGATGGGACATCGCGGCGTGCGTCTGGGCGTCACCTATCCGGAGATCACTGAGATGCAGGTGCGCGCCATCCTCGAGGCCGCGGTCGAGTTAACCCAGGAAGGCAAAAAGGTGGAGCCGGAGATCATGGTTCCGGTGGTGTGTACGCACAAAGAGCTGGACGATCAGAAGGAATTGGTGGACGCGGTCTATGCGCAAGTCTGCGCGAAATACAACGTCAAGTCCATCAAGTTCATGTACGGCACCATGATCGAGATACCGCGTGCGGCGCTGCAGGCCGGCCGGATCGCCGAGACTGCCGAGTTCTTTAGCTTCGGCACCAACGACCTGACCCAGATGGGCTTCGGTTTCTCGCGTGATGATATCGGCGGCTTTGTGCCCGACTATGTGGAAAAAAGAATCCTGCCGGTGGATCCGTTCAATGTGCTGGATCAGGACGGCATCGGCGAGCTGATTCAGATCGGCATCGAGCGCGGCCGAAAAAGCCGGCCGGGCCTAAAGGTAGGCATCTGCGGTGAACACGGCGGCGAACCCTCTTCGGTGATTTTCTGCCATAAAGTAGGCATGGACTATGTGTCCTGCTCGCCCTACCGTGTTCCCATCGCCCGTTTGGCGGCCGCGCATGCCGCGATTAAAGGCGGTAAGAAGAAGAAATAA